One stretch of Alcaligenes aquatilis DNA includes these proteins:
- the ftsA gene encoding cell division protein FtsA, with protein MTRDIKDLIVALDIGTSKVVAVVAEVLPEGRFEVLGLGQHESQGMRKGVVVNIETTVNSIQRALEEAELMADCKIREVYTGIAGSHITSFNSSGMVAVKDKEVTATDVARVIETAKAVNIPTDQQVLHVLTQEFIVDSQEDIREPIGMSGLRLEVRVHIVTGAVSAAQNIVKCVRRCGLEVQDLILQPLASSLSCLTADEKELGVVLVDIGGGTTDIAIYTGGAIRHTDVIPIAGDQITSDIAAMLRTPTPDAEEIKLRFGVAKQSLAHPEEMIEVPGLGDRPNRQVKRQALGAVIEPRVEELFTFVQQSLRESGYEDLLSSGVVLTGGTAMLPGIVELAEDVFLKPVRIAVPSYEGSLADVMRNPRFSTVMGLLTEARLQSARGRKVAQQKGSVKGLMARMKEWFMN; from the coding sequence ATGACTCGTGACATCAAAGACCTGATCGTTGCATTGGATATCGGCACCAGCAAAGTGGTTGCGGTGGTGGCCGAAGTGCTGCCGGAAGGCCGGTTTGAAGTGCTTGGTCTGGGCCAGCATGAATCCCAGGGCATGCGCAAAGGGGTGGTCGTCAATATCGAGACGACAGTCAATTCCATCCAGCGCGCTTTGGAAGAGGCGGAGTTGATGGCCGATTGCAAGATCCGTGAGGTCTACACCGGCATTGCAGGCAGCCACATCACCAGCTTTAACTCCAGCGGCATGGTGGCGGTGAAGGACAAAGAGGTGACAGCCACCGATGTGGCGCGCGTGATCGAAACGGCCAAGGCCGTGAACATCCCCACCGATCAGCAGGTGCTGCACGTGCTGACGCAGGAATTCATCGTGGACTCGCAAGAGGACATTCGCGAACCCATCGGCATGAGCGGTCTGCGTCTGGAAGTGCGGGTGCACATTGTGACTGGTGCGGTCAGCGCGGCGCAGAACATCGTCAAATGTGTGCGCCGTTGCGGCCTGGAAGTGCAGGACCTGATTTTGCAGCCTTTGGCCTCCAGCCTGTCCTGCCTGACGGCGGACGAAAAAGAGCTGGGCGTGGTGCTGGTCGATATTGGCGGTGGTACGACCGACATCGCCATCTACACCGGTGGGGCTATCCGTCATACCGATGTAATCCCGATTGCGGGCGACCAGATCACCAGCGATATTGCCGCCATGTTGCGCACCCCCACGCCAGATGCGGAAGAGATCAAGCTGCGCTTTGGGGTGGCCAAGCAGTCGCTGGCGCATCCGGAGGAAATGATTGAAGTGCCCGGTTTGGGTGATCGCCCTAACCGTCAGGTCAAGCGTCAGGCTTTGGGCGCCGTGATCGAGCCACGAGTGGAAGAGCTGTTTACCTTTGTGCAGCAAAGCCTGCGTGAGTCCGGCTACGAAGATTTGTTGTCCTCGGGGGTGGTACTGACTGGTGGTACGGCGATGTTGCCGGGCATCGTGGAACTGGCCGAGGACGTATTCCTGAAACCAGTGCGTATCGCTGTGCCCAGCTATGAAGGCAGTTTGGCTGATGTGATGCGTAACCCTCGTTTTTCGACGGTGATGGGGCTGTTGACCGAAGCTCGCCTGCAAAGCGCTCGTGGCCGCAAAGTGGCCCAGCAAAAAGGGAGCGTCAAAGGTCTGATGGCACGCATGAAGGAATGGTTCATGAATTAA
- a CDS encoding cell division protein FtsQ/DivIB has translation MFSDARLTNLIANTLALLAVSALVIGVVVWAVRRPYFNIERIQIESSQGERLAYVTPEGVKATIAGRLQGNFFTVDLDQSRALVETAPWVRRAQIRRVWPNSLSVRIEEQQPLAYWNEDEMINTWGESFSANKAVVPDDVDLPQLSGPPNSERLVVQRYAELARWFGPLDVQVSEVTLSPRYAWDVVLSNGVQLSLGRDPAADIADPHGRKGALPFAVRVERFVQAWPALMQRLGDRALQSADLRYPNGFAITLAPVSSTPVK, from the coding sequence ATGTTTTCCGATGCCCGTCTGACCAACCTGATCGCCAATACGCTGGCTTTGCTAGCGGTATCGGCATTGGTGATCGGTGTTGTGGTTTGGGCGGTGCGTCGTCCGTACTTCAATATCGAGCGCATTCAGATCGAGTCCTCGCAAGGCGAACGTCTGGCCTACGTCACTCCAGAAGGGGTGAAAGCCACGATTGCCGGTCGTTTGCAGGGAAATTTCTTTACGGTAGACCTGGATCAGTCTCGCGCTTTGGTTGAAACGGCCCCTTGGGTGCGACGTGCGCAAATTCGCCGCGTCTGGCCCAACAGCCTGTCGGTACGGATTGAAGAGCAGCAGCCGCTGGCGTATTGGAATGAAGACGAGATGATCAACACCTGGGGTGAGTCATTTTCGGCTAATAAAGCGGTGGTGCCCGATGATGTGGATTTACCCCAGTTAAGTGGCCCTCCGAACTCGGAGCGTCTGGTGGTGCAGCGCTATGCCGAGCTGGCACGCTGGTTTGGCCCATTGGATGTGCAGGTCAGTGAAGTGACCTTGAGCCCGCGCTATGCCTGGGATGTGGTTTTGTCGAACGGTGTGCAGTTGAGCCTGGGCCGCGACCCGGCGGCTGATATCGCCGACCCGCACGGCCGAAAAGGGGCTTTGCCCTTTGCGGTTCGTGTCGAACGATTTGTGCAGGCCTGGCCTGCCTTGATGCAACGGCTTGGCGACCGTGCTTTGCAAAGTGCCGATTTACGTTACCCGAATGGCTTTGCGATAACGCTGGCTCCGGTTTCATCTACCCCTGTGAAGTAA
- the ftsW gene encoding putative lipid II flippase FtsW, translating to MSLFAELTSGVNAVRPGRTALPVLDRPLLTATLMLTLFGLLMVYSASIALADGPRYESYGRYYFVIRHALFIVVGVVLAMFTATVPLRVWQKLAVPMFALAIFLLVVVLIPGIGREVNGARRWLPLGIINFQPSELMKVAMVLYAADYTVRKQQHLHAFVRGFLPMAVALGLVGVLLLMEPDLGAFMVIVAIAVGILFIGGINGKLFSALLGIMVSSFLLLIWLSPWRRERLFVYLDPWNPDNAYGSAYQLSHSLIALGRGEWFGVGLGSSVEKLHYLPEAHTDFIVAVIGEELGFVGVAALVLTFGFVIWRGFNIGRQACAMDRLFSGVVAQGVALWFGVQAFINIGVVLGLLPTKGLTLPLVSYGGSGIVMNLVAFALLMRVDFENRQMMRGKRT from the coding sequence ATGAGCCTGTTTGCTGAGCTGACCTCAGGTGTCAATGCGGTGCGTCCTGGACGTACGGCATTGCCTGTGCTGGATCGTCCCTTGCTGACCGCCACACTGATGCTGACTCTGTTCGGTTTGCTGATGGTGTATTCCGCTTCGATCGCTTTGGCAGACGGACCGCGTTATGAAAGTTATGGCCGCTATTACTTTGTAATACGTCACGCCCTGTTCATCGTAGTGGGTGTGGTGCTGGCCATGTTCACGGCTACGGTTCCCTTGCGGGTGTGGCAGAAGCTGGCTGTGCCCATGTTTGCACTGGCTATTTTCCTGTTAGTGGTTGTTTTGATCCCCGGAATTGGCCGAGAAGTGAACGGTGCACGCCGCTGGCTTCCATTGGGCATCATCAACTTTCAGCCTTCGGAGCTGATGAAAGTGGCCATGGTGCTGTATGCCGCTGACTACACGGTGCGCAAACAGCAGCATCTGCATGCTTTCGTGCGAGGGTTCCTGCCTATGGCGGTGGCCTTGGGGTTGGTCGGTGTGCTGCTTTTGATGGAGCCCGATCTGGGTGCCTTCATGGTCATCGTGGCTATTGCGGTGGGCATTCTTTTCATTGGTGGGATTAACGGAAAATTGTTCTCTGCCTTGCTGGGGATTATGGTCAGCAGCTTTCTTTTGCTGATCTGGCTCTCGCCTTGGCGTCGTGAGCGTCTGTTTGTGTATCTGGACCCCTGGAATCCTGACAATGCCTATGGCAGTGCCTATCAGTTGTCGCACTCACTGATTGCTTTGGGCCGAGGTGAATGGTTTGGCGTGGGCTTGGGCTCCAGCGTGGAAAAACTGCATTACCTGCCTGAAGCCCATACCGACTTTATCGTTGCCGTTATTGGCGAGGAGCTGGGCTTTGTGGGCGTTGCCGCCTTGGTCCTGACCTTTGGTTTTGTTATCTGGCGCGGCTTCAATATTGGTCGTCAGGCCTGCGCCATGGATCGTTTGTTCAGTGGTGTGGTTGCTCAAGGTGTGGCGCTTTGGTTTGGCGTACAGGCCTTTATCAATATTGGTGTCGTGTTGGGCCTCTTGCCGACCAAGGGCCTGACGCTGCCTTTGGTCAGCTATGGTGGTTCGGGCATTGTGATGAATCTGGTGGCTTTTGCCTTGTTAATGCGGGTTGATTTTGAGAACCGGCAAATGATGCGAGGTAAGCGCACATGA
- the murC gene encoding UDP-N-acetylmuramate--L-alanine ligase, translating to MKHRIQHIHFVGIGGSGMSGIAEVMLNLGFAISGSDIQETAVTRRLEQLGARIVIGHKAENVAGMGAIVTSTAIAGDNPEVLAARAARIPVVPRALMLAELMRLKRGIAVAGTHGKTTTTSLVASLLGAADLDPTFVIGGRLNSAGANARLGQGDYIVVEADESDASFLNLLPVMAIITNIDVDHMDTYGHDVARLKSAFIDFTHRLPFYGSAIVCNDDANVREIIPFVSRPVTTYGIDTDAQVRAINIESRGTTMCFDVQRKGATGELPLLSVCLNLPGKHNVLNALAAIAVATELGVSDEVIAKGLKEFTGVGRRFSMVGDFPVSQAQGGGTFTVVDDYGHHPVEMAATLAAARGAWPDRRIVLAFQPHRYTRTRDCFEDFVQVLSQADAVLLGEVYPAGEAPLVAADGRALSRAVRVLGKVEPIFVAEISDMAQAVLDFVRDGDVVLVMGAGSISRIPAQLGEMA from the coding sequence ATGAAACACCGCATTCAACATATTCATTTTGTAGGGATTGGCGGCTCGGGCATGAGCGGCATTGCCGAAGTCATGCTGAACCTGGGTTTTGCTATCAGTGGTTCGGATATCCAGGAAACGGCGGTAACTCGTCGCCTGGAGCAGCTCGGTGCCCGTATTGTTATCGGTCACAAGGCTGAAAACGTTGCTGGTATGGGCGCTATTGTCACTTCCACCGCCATTGCAGGCGACAACCCCGAAGTTCTGGCTGCGCGTGCAGCCCGCATCCCTGTGGTGCCACGCGCCCTGATGCTGGCCGAGCTGATGCGCTTAAAGCGCGGTATCGCCGTGGCCGGCACGCACGGCAAGACCACCACCACCAGCTTGGTGGCCAGTCTGTTGGGGGCCGCTGATCTGGACCCGACCTTTGTGATCGGTGGTCGCCTGAATTCGGCGGGTGCCAATGCTCGTTTGGGGCAGGGTGATTACATCGTGGTGGAAGCCGACGAGTCTGACGCCTCCTTTTTGAATCTGTTGCCGGTGATGGCCATCATCACCAATATCGATGTAGACCATATGGACACCTATGGTCATGACGTTGCCCGACTGAAAAGTGCGTTCATTGATTTCACGCATCGCCTGCCGTTTTACGGCAGTGCCATTGTGTGCAATGACGATGCGAATGTGCGCGAAATCATTCCTTTTGTATCGCGCCCTGTCACCACTTACGGTATTGATACCGATGCTCAGGTCCGCGCGATCAACATCGAAAGCCGTGGCACCACCATGTGTTTTGATGTGCAGCGCAAAGGGGCAACAGGCGAGCTTCCTTTGCTGTCCGTGTGTCTGAATCTGCCCGGAAAACACAATGTACTCAATGCCTTGGCTGCTATTGCAGTAGCCACTGAATTGGGTGTCAGTGACGAGGTCATTGCCAAAGGCCTGAAAGAGTTCACCGGTGTGGGCCGTCGCTTCTCCATGGTGGGAGACTTCCCGGTTTCCCAGGCACAAGGCGGCGGGACGTTTACCGTTGTTGACGATTATGGTCACCATCCTGTCGAAATGGCTGCTACCTTGGCGGCCGCACGGGGTGCTTGGCCTGATCGCCGCATTGTGTTGGCGTTCCAGCCACACCGCTATACGCGTACCCGTGATTGCTTTGAAGATTTCGTGCAGGTACTTAGCCAGGCTGACGCTGTCCTCCTGGGTGAGGTCTATCCCGCAGGCGAGGCGCCCCTGGTGGCCGCCGATGGCCGTGCCTTGAGTCGCGCCGTGCGCGTACTGGGCAAGGTCGAACCTATTTTTGTGGCCGAAATCAGCGATATGGCACAAGCCGTTCTGGACTTTGTCCGTGATGGTGATGTGGTGTTGGTAATGGGTGCAGGATCCATCAGCCGGATTCCTGCTCAATTGGGAGAAATGGCATGA
- the ftsZ gene encoding cell division protein FtsZ: MMNFEMLDTSGSGTVIKVVGVGGAGGNAVMHMIKSGVQGVDFICANTDSQALASSDAPIQIRLGRSGLGAGAKPDQGRAAAETAREEIRAALNGANMVFITAGMGGGTGTGASPVVAEVAKELGILTVGVVTKPFSFEGNRRLRMAEEGIEELSKHVHSLIVVLNENLYDLMDEDATQSDCFKAADDVLHNACAGIAEIINVEGNVNVDFEDVKTIMGEQGQAMMGTAVASGSNRAREAAERAIACPLLEGVDLHGARGMLVNITSSSSLKMRETREIMDTIRGYAAEDATVIFGTAYDESMGDSLRVTVVATGLGRKQARPQLVQNNEEVLRTGTDNMPVIGADYANADVPAVIRNPRSQASAQVRALETAGMDHFDIPAFLRKQAD, from the coding sequence ATGATGAACTTTGAAATGTTAGATACCAGCGGTAGCGGCACGGTCATTAAGGTCGTGGGCGTGGGCGGCGCAGGCGGCAACGCTGTGATGCATATGATCAAGTCTGGTGTTCAGGGCGTTGATTTCATCTGCGCCAATACTGATTCGCAGGCTCTGGCCAGCAGCGATGCTCCTATCCAGATCCGTCTGGGCCGCAGTGGCTTGGGTGCCGGTGCCAAGCCTGATCAAGGCCGTGCGGCCGCTGAAACTGCTCGTGAAGAAATTCGCGCCGCACTGAACGGTGCCAATATGGTGTTTATCACGGCCGGTATGGGCGGTGGTACCGGTACGGGCGCCAGCCCCGTTGTGGCTGAAGTGGCCAAGGAATTGGGTATTTTGACCGTGGGTGTGGTCACCAAACCTTTCTCCTTTGAAGGCAACCGCCGCTTGCGCATGGCCGAAGAAGGGATCGAGGAGTTGAGCAAGCACGTTCACTCTCTGATCGTTGTATTGAACGAAAACCTGTATGACTTGATGGATGAGGACGCCACGCAGTCCGATTGCTTCAAGGCCGCTGACGATGTCTTGCACAATGCCTGCGCTGGTATTGCCGAGATCATCAATGTTGAAGGTAACGTGAACGTCGACTTTGAAGACGTGAAAACCATTATGGGCGAGCAAGGCCAGGCCATGATGGGTACGGCAGTGGCTTCCGGCTCGAACCGCGCTCGTGAGGCGGCTGAGCGTGCCATCGCTTGCCCATTGCTGGAAGGGGTGGATCTGCACGGTGCCCGCGGCATGTTGGTGAACATTACGTCCTCCTCGTCCCTGAAGATGCGCGAAACGCGCGAAATCATGGACACGATTCGTGGCTATGCGGCAGAAGATGCCACCGTTATCTTCGGTACCGCTTACGACGAGTCCATGGGTGACAGCCTGCGTGTTACTGTTGTGGCTACCGGCCTGGGTCGCAAACAAGCGCGCCCACAGTTGGTACAAAACAACGAAGAAGTGTTACGTACAGGTACGGACAATATGCCTGTCATCGGTGCTGATTACGCCAACGCTGATGTACCTGCTGTCATTCGCAACCCACGCAGCCAGGCTTCGGCTCAGGTGCGCGCGTTGGAGACCGCCGGTATGGATCACTTCGATATTCCGGCGTTTTTGCGCAAGCAGGCTGATTAA
- the murG gene encoding undecaprenyldiphospho-muramoylpentapeptide beta-N-acetylglucosaminyltransferase gives MSTPTILIMAGGTGGHIMPGLAVAQAMQQRGWQVVWLGHPERMEGSLVPQHGIKMLPLRFSGLRGKGVKALLSLPFTLISACWQAHRCLQQAKPDVVLGMGGYVAFPGGLMAFVSRRPLVVHEQNAVAGTANRYLAKMATSVLTGFPGALPGAVTVGNPVRDAFVGQGPAAQRYAKRTGPLRILVVGGSLGAAALNKVVPEAMALIPAEQRPHVTHQSGQQHLESLQQRYADHQVQADCKAFIGDMAQAMKEADLLICRAGAMTVAEVAAIGVAALFVPLPHAIDDHQSANARYLSECSGAWLKKQSELTAQWLAQWLQGLDREELSRVASHAQEHAQLNATQQIAEACQQAARRVE, from the coding sequence ATGAGCACTCCAACCATCCTGATCATGGCTGGCGGTACAGGTGGGCACATCATGCCCGGACTGGCGGTGGCCCAGGCCATGCAGCAACGTGGCTGGCAAGTGGTGTGGTTAGGTCATCCCGAGCGCATGGAAGGTAGCTTGGTCCCCCAGCATGGGATTAAAATGCTGCCTCTGCGATTTTCCGGATTACGAGGCAAGGGCGTGAAGGCATTGCTCTCTTTACCCTTTACCTTGATCAGTGCCTGCTGGCAGGCACACCGTTGCTTGCAGCAAGCCAAACCTGATGTGGTTTTGGGAATGGGTGGCTATGTCGCCTTCCCGGGTGGCCTGATGGCTTTTGTGTCGCGCCGTCCTTTGGTTGTGCATGAGCAAAATGCGGTGGCCGGTACGGCCAATCGCTACTTGGCCAAAATGGCGACCAGTGTATTGACCGGTTTTCCGGGTGCCTTGCCTGGCGCTGTGACGGTTGGCAACCCTGTGCGTGATGCCTTCGTAGGTCAGGGCCCCGCTGCGCAACGTTATGCCAAACGGACTGGACCGCTGCGTATTCTGGTGGTGGGCGGCAGCCTGGGGGCGGCAGCACTGAACAAGGTGGTGCCTGAGGCCATGGCACTGATCCCTGCCGAGCAGCGTCCGCATGTCACACACCAGTCCGGTCAGCAGCATCTGGAGAGCTTGCAGCAACGCTACGCAGATCATCAGGTACAGGCGGACTGTAAAGCCTTTATTGGTGATATGGCTCAGGCCATGAAAGAGGCCGATCTACTGATTTGTCGTGCCGGGGCCATGACGGTGGCCGAAGTCGCCGCCATTGGTGTGGCGGCCTTGTTTGTGCCTCTGCCACACGCTATTGACGATCACCAGAGCGCCAATGCCCGTTACCTGAGCGAATGTTCGGGCGCGTGGCTCAAGAAACAATCGGAGTTGACGGCCCAGTGGCTTGCACAATGGTTGCAAGGACTGGACCGTGAAGAATTAAGTCGCGTGGCCAGCCACGCGCAAGAACATGCACAGTTGAATGCCACGCAGCAAATTGCCGAAGCATGTCAGCAGGCGGCAAGGAGGGTGGAATGA
- a CDS encoding D-alanine--D-alanine ligase, whose protein sequence is MTADFGRVGVLYGGKSAEREVSLMSGAGVHEALCSMGVDAHLFDMGEKGLTELAQAGFDRVFIALHGRYGEDGTLQGALEWMGIPYTGSGVMASGLAMDKIMTKHVWQHLGLPTPGFAQLDHVSQVAAAVERLGVPLIMKPPHEGSTVGVVRVDRAEDAVAAFETAMHYDTNVLAEQFIRGRELTVPIIGVGAQARALPVIDIVAPQGNYDFEHKYYSDETQYFCPADLSPELTAHIQDLSVRAFNALGCEGWGRADFMLDEQNRPWLLEMNTSPGMTSHSLVPMAAKAEGISYAQLCVNILATARCKVQAIARSL, encoded by the coding sequence ATGACAGCGGATTTTGGTCGGGTCGGCGTGTTGTACGGCGGCAAGTCCGCCGAACGGGAAGTGTCCTTGATGTCTGGTGCAGGCGTGCATGAAGCTCTGTGCAGCATGGGGGTGGATGCGCATTTGTTCGATATGGGCGAGAAAGGACTGACCGAACTGGCTCAGGCCGGTTTTGATCGCGTGTTCATTGCTTTGCATGGTCGTTACGGCGAAGACGGCACCTTGCAGGGGGCACTGGAATGGATGGGTATCCCTTACACCGGTAGCGGAGTGATGGCCTCCGGTCTGGCCATGGACAAAATCATGACCAAGCACGTTTGGCAGCATCTGGGTTTACCCACCCCTGGCTTTGCGCAATTGGATCATGTCAGCCAGGTTGCCGCCGCAGTGGAACGTCTGGGTGTTCCCCTGATCATGAAGCCCCCTCATGAAGGTTCGACTGTGGGTGTGGTGCGTGTGGATCGCGCCGAGGACGCTGTTGCCGCCTTCGAAACGGCTATGCATTACGACACAAACGTATTGGCAGAGCAATTCATTCGTGGTCGCGAGTTGACAGTGCCCATCATCGGCGTGGGTGCCCAGGCGCGTGCCTTGCCTGTGATCGACATTGTGGCTCCGCAAGGCAATTACGACTTTGAACACAAGTACTACTCGGACGAAACCCAATACTTCTGTCCTGCTGATCTGTCGCCTGAACTGACGGCGCATATTCAGGATCTCTCGGTTCGTGCATTTAATGCACTGGGCTGCGAAGGCTGGGGCCGTGCCGATTTCATGCTAGACGAGCAGAACCGTCCCTGGTTGCTGGAGATGAACACCTCTCCTGGCATGACCAGCCACTCTTTGGTGCCTATGGCAGCCAAAGCGGAGGGTATTAGCTACGCCCAGTTGTGTGTGAACATTTTGGCAACGGCACGCTGCAAAGTGCAGGCCATTGCCCGCAGCCTATAG
- the murD gene encoding UDP-N-acetylmuramoyl-L-alanine--D-glutamate ligase has protein sequence MNALSFPSIRKDGLMLILGLGETGFAAARWSLAQGASIRLADTRENVQGLDKLQALTGTALDVRLGQSALQADSLSGVHTVVISPGLSPVDPVLADFLAQARDRGIEVIGEIELFARALKDLADQGHESRVVAITGTNGKTTVTAMTRHLLEQAGVAALAVGNISPAALTALCDALENNALPQVWVLELSSFQLDSTFSLQADAGVVLNISQDHLDWHGGMDAYIQSKQRMYGMCDVTLVNRDDPAVMAMIPDAGQESVRSFGLDKPALLGDMGLLTDGGMQWLVANEPTDFELPATGLKKRNAPLEPAVRGKGGLKRLMPVEALQIKGRHNALNAQAALLLARCLGLGWAELLNGLRTYQGEPHRVELIRVLDGVQYLDDSKGTNVGATVAALRGFDQRVWLIAGGLGKGQDFEPLAVAAAQNVAEAFLIGQDAKQIAAVLAAHDVRHRFCDGLEAAVQAAAEQARSGDVVLLSPACASMDMFKSYHHRGMCFVAAVTEMALDKGELA, from the coding sequence ATGAATGCCTTGAGTTTTCCTTCGATCCGTAAAGACGGTCTCATGCTTATCCTGGGGTTAGGCGAGACTGGCTTTGCTGCGGCTCGTTGGTCTTTGGCTCAGGGGGCTAGCATTCGTTTGGCGGATACGCGCGAAAACGTGCAAGGTCTGGACAAGCTCCAGGCCTTGACTGGCACGGCTCTGGATGTGCGTTTGGGGCAGAGCGCTTTGCAGGCCGATAGCCTGAGCGGTGTACACACGGTGGTGATTAGCCCCGGTCTGTCGCCAGTGGATCCTGTCTTGGCTGACTTTTTAGCTCAGGCACGCGATCGTGGCATTGAAGTTATTGGCGAGATCGAGCTGTTCGCTCGTGCCCTGAAAGATTTGGCCGATCAAGGGCATGAAAGCCGCGTAGTGGCCATCACCGGCACCAATGGCAAAACGACGGTCACTGCCATGACGCGCCACTTGCTCGAACAAGCTGGTGTCGCTGCGCTGGCTGTGGGCAATATCAGCCCTGCTGCGCTGACCGCCTTGTGCGACGCTCTGGAAAATAACGCTTTGCCTCAAGTCTGGGTGCTGGAACTGTCCAGCTTCCAACTGGATAGCACCTTTAGCTTGCAGGCGGATGCTGGCGTTGTACTGAATATTTCGCAGGATCATCTGGACTGGCACGGCGGCATGGATGCCTATATCCAGTCCAAACAACGTATGTATGGCATGTGCGATGTGACCTTGGTCAATCGCGATGACCCTGCCGTCATGGCCATGATTCCCGATGCCGGTCAGGAGTCGGTGCGCAGCTTCGGTCTGGACAAGCCCGCTTTGCTGGGCGATATGGGCTTGTTGACGGATGGCGGTATGCAGTGGCTGGTGGCCAACGAGCCTACCGATTTTGAGCTGCCTGCCACCGGTCTGAAAAAACGTAATGCGCCGCTTGAGCCCGCCGTGCGTGGCAAGGGCGGCTTGAAGCGTCTGATGCCGGTTGAGGCTTTGCAGATCAAGGGCCGTCATAACGCCTTGAATGCTCAAGCAGCTTTGCTGCTGGCTCGCTGCCTGGGGCTGGGTTGGGCGGAGTTGCTCAATGGCCTGCGCACCTATCAAGGCGAGCCGCACCGTGTAGAACTGATTCGTGTGCTCGATGGTGTTCAGTATCTGGATGACAGCAAAGGCACCAACGTTGGCGCGACTGTCGCGGCCTTGCGTGGCTTCGATCAGCGCGTCTGGCTGATTGCCGGTGGGCTGGGCAAGGGCCAGGATTTTGAGCCGCTGGCTGTGGCTGCTGCCCAAAATGTGGCTGAGGCCTTTCTGATTGGGCAGGACGCCAAGCAGATTGCTGCTGTTCTAGCCGCACACGATGTCCGTCACCGTTTTTGTGATGGTCTGGAAGCTGCGGTGCAGGCAGCCGCCGAACAGGCCCGTTCGGGCGATGTGGTCTTGCTGTCCCCGGCGTGCGCCAGCATGGATATGTTCAAAAGCTATCACCATCGTGGCATGTGCTTTGTTGCTGCCGTGACCGAGATGGCGTTGGACAAAGGAGAGTTGGCATGA
- the mraY gene encoding phospho-N-acetylmuramoyl-pentapeptide-transferase, with amino-acid sequence MLLELARWLSDDHIRAFGVFEYITLRAILASATALAIGLLAGPWVIRKLTELKIGQAVRAYGPESHLQKNGTPTMGGVLILIAIGISTLLWADWTNRFVWVVLLVTFGFGWIGWADDYKKVVNRDPEGMSSRQKFFWQALIGMVAAVYLSFAVSVPANTELWPLFKEWVLSGFTMSLPTQADLIVPFFKSVSYPLGVLGFVVLTWAVIVGSSNAVNLTDGLDGLAIMPTVLVGSALGIFAYVVGRVDYSKYLLFPYIPGAGELLVICAAIAGAGLAFLWFNAYPAQVFMGDVGALALGGALGTIAVIVRQEIVLFIMGGVFVVETLSVMLQVTWFKYTKKRYGQGRRIFRMAPLHHHFEVSGWKETQVVVRFWIITMMLVMIGLSTLKLR; translated from the coding sequence ATGCTTCTTGAACTGGCACGCTGGCTATCGGACGATCATATTCGCGCCTTTGGGGTGTTTGAGTACATCACCCTGCGTGCTATTTTGGCCAGCGCCACCGCGCTGGCAATTGGCTTGTTGGCAGGTCCCTGGGTTATCCGCAAGCTGACCGAACTGAAGATCGGTCAGGCTGTACGTGCCTACGGTCCGGAATCGCATTTGCAAAAGAACGGTACCCCCACCATGGGCGGTGTTTTGATCCTGATCGCTATCGGTATCAGCACCTTGCTGTGGGCAGATTGGACCAATCGTTTTGTCTGGGTCGTTTTGCTGGTGACGTTCGGTTTTGGCTGGATTGGTTGGGCTGACGACTACAAGAAAGTCGTCAACCGTGACCCCGAGGGAATGTCCTCACGTCAGAAATTCTTCTGGCAAGCCCTGATCGGTATGGTGGCGGCCGTGTACCTGAGCTTTGCCGTTTCGGTGCCTGCCAATACCGAATTGTGGCCCCTGTTCAAAGAATGGGTCTTGAGCGGCTTCACCATGTCATTGCCGACCCAGGCTGATCTGATCGTGCCGTTCTTCAAGTCTGTGAGCTACCCCCTGGGAGTGCTGGGTTTTGTCGTGTTGACCTGGGCAGTGATCGTGGGCTCCAGCAATGCCGTCAATCTGACAGATGGTCTGGACGGGCTGGCGATTATGCCTACCGTGCTGGTGGGCTCCGCACTGGGCATTTTTGCCTATGTGGTCGGCCGTGTGGACTACTCCAAATATCTTTTGTTTCCCTATATTCCCGGTGCGGGCGAATTGCTAGTGATTTGCGCGGCCATCGCTGGTGCGGGTTTGGCTTTTCTGTGGTTTAACGCGTATCCCGCGCAGGTGTTCATGGGCGACGTAGGCGCTCTGGCTCTGGGGGGGGCGCTGGGTACGATCGCTGTGATCGTGCGTCAGGAAATCGTGCTGTTCATTATGGGTGGCGTGTTTGTGGTGGAAACCTTGTCGGTGATGTTGCAGGTGACCTGGTTCAAGTACACCAAGAAACGTTACGGACAAGGCAGACGAATATTTCGTATGGCACCGCTGCACCATCACTTTGAAGTCAGCGGCTGGAAAGAAACACAGGTAGTGGTCCGTTTCTGGATCATCACCATGATGCTGGTCATGATTGGCCTATCTACATTGAAACTGCGATGA